ATCAAAGCCTCATCTTTTGTCAAGGGGCTGTCTTCCTTTTTTTATCTCCCCTATTATCATTGGGATTATTTCAAATAAATCACCAACAATTCCATAGGTTGCGATATCAAATATGGAAGCGTGAGGGTCTTTGTTTATAGCAACAATACAATCAGACGCTCTCATTCCAACAAGGTGCTGGATTGCACCAGAGATTCCACAGGCAATGTATAATTTACAAGAGACCGTCTTTCCTGTTTGACCAACTTGATGGAGGTGTGAAATCCAGCCAGCATCAACAGCGGCACGAGAAGCACCTAAAGCTGCTCCAAGACAATCTGCAAGCTCTTTTACAACCTTGATGTTTTCGGGTTTTCCTATGCCCCTTCCAAAAGAAACAATAATTTCGGAATCCTCAATCTTTTTCCCAATAGCTTCCTCTCTTCTTATTTCAATCCTCCTTTCTTTAATTTCAGAAGGCAAGATATTTGGTGCAATCTTTATAATTTCTCCCTCCTTCCTTTTCTCACATCTTCCCTTTTTCATAACCCTTGGCCTTACTGTTGCTATTTTTGGGATGGTCTTTGTTATTATCTCTGCCATAATATTCCCACCAAATGCAGGCCTTATCTGGTAAAATTTGCCATCTTCTATCTTTAGCTCTGTGCAATCTGCTGTAAGCCCTGTTTTTAGCCGTGAAGCAAGCCTTGGAGCCAAAGACCTTCCTATTGCCGTTCCTCCAATAAGAATAATCTCTGGCATCTTTTCCTTAATTATATCAGCCAATATCTTTGAATAAATGTTTGAATAGTATGAAAGATTTGGGCTTTCAACCAGAAAAACAAAATCAGCACCATTTTCAATAAGGGTTTTTGAAAGACCTTCTATTTTATCGCCTAAACAAACGGCTGATACATTTTTGGAAAG
The sequence above is drawn from the bacterium genome and encodes:
- a CDS encoding electron transfer flavoprotein subunit alpha gives rise to the protein MIEIIKELCTGCGKCIKACPFGLIEIREKKAFIKDGCNLCSACVSACKPKAIKIEKEGVVGLKGDNIWVFIEQDNGEINPVSFELLSCAKGLSKNVSAVCLGDKIEGLSKTLIENGADFVFLVESPNLSYYSNIYSKILADIIKEKMPEIILIGGTAIGRSLAPRLASRLKTGLTADCTELKIEDGKFYQIRPAFGGNIMAEIITKTIPKIATVRPRVMKKGRCEKRKEGEIIKIAPNILPSEIKERRIEIRREEAIGKKIEDSEIIVSFGRGIGKPENIKVVKELADCLGAALGASRAAVDAGWISHLHQVGQTGKTVSCKLYIACGISGAIQHLVGMRASDCIVAINKDPHASIFDIATYGIVGDLFEIIPMIIGEIKKGRQPLDKR